The sequence CTGATTGTCAGATAAAACTCCTGACGGAGGTGCGAGACGGTGAAAGCAGCCCTTATTTACTCCAGCAGGAGCTCCTCTGCCCACATCGTGTTTCAAATGAAAGGGTGTTCGTTAAAGGTGCTTGGAAGCAGTCTCTGAGAGCTGGGCGCTGACTGTTCTCCTTCATCACACAAATGTAGGGCCCACAGGTCCCAAGCAGGGCTGGGCCACCACGTGCTGCTGGAGGCTGTACCCACAgagaaatgctttcctttccaaaaacCTTATAGCTGTGACAAGCAGGCAGGACATGGAGACGCACCAAGAGGAAGGGATTTATTTGCCTAAGGCAAAAGAACAGTGGTAACGAGGGCAGAAGTGAAGTTTCCTGTTTGCCAGTCCACTGCTTGGCTCACCAGGCAGCTCGCTTCCTCTGCGCTTCCTCATCCATGAGTGCACCTCTAGGATTTTTGCAGTGGGAGGTGCTCGGACAGGGGCCTCCCCTTGGCCAAGGGTGAAGTGCTGAGGTTTAGGGAGATGGTGATGGAGGAAGCGGGCTGAGAGAAGCTGGGAGGGAAGAGCCTCTACCTAGAGGGGTGGTGCTCCTCTTGCATCCCTGAAAGCTGGGTGGATTGTCCCACCTCcgtcccctcccaccccaagggAAGTCCTTGCAATCCCAGCAGCAATGGTGCAGCAAAGCAAACAGTGTGGTTTGGTTGCAGAGAGTTCAAGCTTATtttacccagaaaaaaaaaaaaaaacccaacaaaaaccaaccaaccaaaaaaaaaaaaagagtgctattGCCAGGCAGCATGATGTCTTGTGGCATCCATGCTCAGTcttcccctctgcacagagctgagtCCCACGCTTACGAaactgaagaaggaaataatgaGCCTCCTCGTTCCCCTCTGCTCCACATTGCCCTGATGCAAAGTGAACAAAGTGCAGCAGTGAAGGGCTGTATCTGGGGCATCTTTGGCCCCCGTCGCACATCAGGCCCACAAGCACCTGCCCCATGTAGAAAACAGGCACCATCTGCTGTTGCGTTGCCATTTACTGAATGGCTGAGGGGACTTTACAAAACCCCAGTGCAAAGTGTTAAATAACTGATCCGAGCAGGCATTGGGCTTCTTCCCCCAATGGAGTAATGGTGTGGCATTGTGGGTTTACTAGAAGCACTCCAGTTCCTGCCGGCAGCAGGCATCTGCTGTCTGATTAAGATTTGCAGGAGCAGGTCTCCAGTGGCCGGCTTCAACATGTATTTAACTTCGCTGAGGTCAAAGGTATAACTTGAGGGAGGAACTTGCTCATCCAAGATCTTTATTTAATAGCAGCCTGCTAATTATGACTGAACACTGGGCTCCTGGTGAGCCCCCTGCCAGCCCTCAGACATTAACCGCTAGCGCGGGAGCCATTTGCAGTGGAAGGTCCTTGCAGAGACGGTGCTCTgtacctgagctgctgctgctgctgctgctgcaattgCCTGGATGGcttttgcccagagaggctgtgagaaCTGCTGCTCTTGAGGGAGAGATCTTCATCTCTTCGCTGCATTGTTAAGTCTTTTGTTCGGTGACATTTGTGGTTGCGTTACCCAcagccagtattttttttttttccttttttcctatttctcaaGGGTAAGACAGTGGGGCCGGAAGGAGCTTCATCTATCTGTTTGGTGGgcagtggtgttttgtttttttcctcttctcttcctggcTGTTGGAGTAGATCCACCACTGGGCTGGGGATAGTTCTTATTCTGCACAATTCTCTTTGCGTGCTGCAGATGCGAATCTTAGCTCATGAAGCTGCGCTTACCCACTGCTTCTGTATTTGCCCTCTTGATCACAGTTAAATCCTGTCCTCAGTGGCAACATTTGACTTTTCAGAACAATTCCTCCAGTGAAAATGGTGTGACCTTCCAGATCTGCATTCCTGAGAGCAGGATTAATCCTCTGGACTTTAAGCTGCTGTTTTCCTGGTTTGCTTTCTGACCAGCTAAATGTGGAGCTGTTAACCTGCGGTGGGTGGGGTGGCCAGCAAGCGTGGAAGCCATGCCTGCGGGTTAACGCCATCTATTTGTCTGTGTTACCGGCAAACAAACTGGTGGTTTCTGCACAGATTTAAAAGGGATCAGTGGCATACAAGCTGCCACTAGACAATAGGTATTTCATACACCacaccagagagagagagagagagaatgtgttgCTCAGATGTGCAACATCAGCAAAGATCAGAAGCTGCAAGTAATTTCATATTGAAAGTTAAGCTTGGTGGGGAGGGCTGGCGAGaaggagggaagagcaggaaagCAACGAGACAAAAGGGACATAAATCACACCCGTTGTCAGTAAACTCACTGCTGTGGGACTGTAAGGCGCTGTAGTCACGGAGAAttagagggaagggaaggtgatGACAGAGGAAAAGAAGCTGTGCTGAAACATTACAATTACTGCAGTACCGGGCTAGGCTGATTTTTCACTCATGTTTCTAGCAGAAACTGAGCACAACAGCAGGAAATACTAAGGAACCTGCGACATTaatgggagagaggagggaggcatTTATGGCGGAGAGCAGCGTGCAGGTGGGTTACAGTGAAAATGAAGCCTCCCCATAGAGCCATCAGTTCACGAGGAGACATTTGGGGAGGTGGGGCGACTGTTCTTTGCTGTTGTTGAATATCAACGTCAAAAATACAGACACACGTTTCTGAAGTGTAAAATAGGAGCTGGTCTCACGAAGACATCTGTTTGCTGCCGAGGCTTGTGACCACAAATGCGGTATTGTCCTTCCCAACCGAAGGAGCACAGAGACCAAGAAAGAGTGGTGTTAGGGGGGTAGGCTGGGGTTATTCTTCCACCAGTAATACTAAAAGCATGAGATGAGATGCTTGCAGTGCCAGGGCTATGTGCTAACCTGTTTTCCTGGAGTGCTGCACCGGGGACTATCAGCAGCACCAGAAGGAAGGAGCTGACCCTCTATCTGTATTTATAGCCGAGATGTAAACAGGCACCCAGCAAATGCAGAACCATGTATCTTGAGTTACAATGCAGAGGTTAAAAGACCTGGCACAATATAATCCACTGGGCTCATTAGGAGAAACAAGGAAGCCCAGCTAACTTTCCCCTGCTTTATAAAAACAGCTGCCTTTGTATGTGGATAAATTTTATCTTAAACaagaagggggggaagagagagaagcaggagtCACCCTGAGTTTCGTACGAACCCAAGTGCCTGCTTGGAAGAATTAAACTGTAATGGAGAAAATTGTATTGTAGCCAGGGCATGAACACGCCAGAGTTTGGAGAAGCACTGAAAGACAACGTTTAAAATCCATACCAGTGATTTTGCAGCATTTTAGCCAAGGAGATACATGCCAGCTCTTTCAGGTAAGTCCAAAATACCAAGTAGCTTCGTCCCCACAACACAAACCAAACTTCATACACAGGataggagaagaaacaaaaacacagtacAATCCCACCGTGGATGAAACAATGAGTCCCAAAATTTATGTCTACAAAAAATATGAACAACTCTCAGCCTGAAATATgagactttgtttttaaataagcctcTCATGAAAGAAGAACTTTCTTCTCCCCTAAAGGCAGTGCAGACAACTGAGCCATGACAGTAATTTCAAACCTCTTCCAAAATAGCGGTGTGGGTAAGCCCTGTAAAGGCTACAGCTGAGGGCTGCAAAGTGGAGCCTGGATGGTGCGGGCAGCACACACGTAGCCATATATAGCATATGTGGATGCATCTGTATTAGCTGCGTCTCTGACTAAGGTCCCTGAACATGATTCTGACATAATTTATGACCATGTAGCCGTGTTTCCCCGGGTGATTTGTAATCAGAGTGCTGGACGGGGACCTGAAGGAGCGGAGAGTGAACTTCCCGTTCTGCCACGTGTTTTTTGTGTCCCTGCCAGCGTGACCCAATTAATTGTTGAGTCAGCGTGGGACTTCTCCTTGTTCACGCTGGCTATTACTGCACACGTGGTGAGCCCCAAGTGTCTTGCACTGTACGAGGCTGCTTCACGTGAACACAGGTCACAGCGGGACTTTTCACCCCCGCTAGGTtccccctttccagggatgaGCGGTGCTGTTTCCCCTGTGTCCTCTGGGATTGCTGTGAGGGCAAGTTTGCCAATCAGTATAAAGAGCCGAGGTTTTCACATGCTGTAAGAGGGTAAGTGGAAACATTTGTCCTTTAGCCCCTTGGCTGTGGATAGTTTTTCCCTGCTCCAACTGTCTGTGTGCCATTGGCATAAAGAGcagcttcagaaatggaaaagtgaaGGTCCCACCAAAGTCAGGGCtgtgagggagaagggaggacTCTGCAGAGGGGAGCTAAAATCGCTGGATTTTTCTGAGCTGGGGCTAGAGGGGCTCTGGGGACAGACACAGCTCTcctgggaaaaggagagaggcagggaaagcAGGGTGGTCTGAGAAGCTGTAGATGGTTATCCAGATATACACTTCATTCAGTCACTGAGATTCCTGGCAATGGCAACGGGAGCATGGTTAGGTCAACCCTAAGAGCTTTTGAAAACCTCTCTGCTAAATGGCTTTTAAAATTACTCCACATGGCTTGCATAGCTCTCTTCTGTAGCCAGATCTGCTCTGGGCACTGGATTCCTTTCTCCACTCAGCTCAGCTCTCTGAGGCAGCACGGCCAAGTAAAATCTACATGGGCGTTTTGGCTGCAATGCCTGCACATTTTGTAGGAGTCGCACCTTCCCTCTGTGGCCTGTGAGGCACTGCCCAGCAGCACTCATGGCATTTGTGGCTTAGTCCTGGCAGCTTTCAGAAGCTGAAATAGAACAAGCCTGAACAGATCGAACCAAAGAGCCCCTGATACCAGCCTGGAGCAATCAGCATGGGCTGGGCAAGGACCCAGATCACTGCTTTCCCAGAGAAGTTTCCTGAAATAACCATAACGTATGACCACAGTGTGTCAGCTCGCTGCTCACTGAGGACCCGTGCTGAAGGTCCAGCTGAGTCTCGCTTAGCTCCAGCTATGAGCCACGGAGCCTGGACCAGCTGCGAGCAGCCTCCAAGAAGGTCTGAAATGGGGCTTGGGAAGCACCGCTATGCCCTGCTCTGGGCCTTTCTTCCTCCACAAAAAGTGCCCAGGTGTCCGTCATACAGCCGGGGACAGGGCTAATGCAGAGGGCAGTGGGACTTCTGCTGCAGGGGAAGCCTTAGGAGGCTGGGGAACAGCATCGAAGGGTTGCATGGGAAAAAACAAATTCCATTTACTCCTTCGTGAACAGGTGATCAGACTCTGGTGTCTGATTGCAGCTGTTACGCTGGTGACTGCTGTTGGGATGGAGACATAACTTTATGGATTAGGGTGAATCCGTGCAGGACACGCAGAAAAAGGATGTCAACCATAGCAGGCAAACGTCAGAAATTTTTAGCACATCTAGcacctgctcaccatctcctttgctttgcagcacTTTGAGGATGACAAGGAAGATCTTCACCAACACCAGGGAGCGATGGAGGCAGCAAAATGTCAACAGCGCTTTCGCCAGGCTGAGAAAACTCATTCCCACCCACCCTCCAGACAAAAAACTGAGCAAGAACGAGACACTCCGGTTAGCTATGAGATACATCAACTTTCTTGTCAAGGTGCTGGGGGAGCCAGGCCTGCAGCAGACAGGAGTGGCAGCACGTGGCAGCATCCTGGGGTTTTTCCAACAAGCCCCTCACTTACAAAATGTGGAGGAACTGTCTCTGATTGAGAACTGTGGCATCCCATCTCCTGGCATTAGCAGCAACATTGCAGAGTGTTGGTCAGAGATGTCATCTCCCTAGCAGACAATGAGAGACGCAGTCTGGGTGTTAGTCTGATAGGCCCTCTCTTATGGAAAAATCTATGGGTTGCTCCCGTGTCTACAATGattatctatttatatatttttatttaataggaAAGGAATTCCTTGGTCAGCCAACAGCTTCGATGGCCAGGTAGGAAACTCTCAGCCCCTGGAACCTGGAAGGATCCACTGCTGTCGTTGCCCAGAGTCCAGGCCAGAAAGGCCTTCTGCCCTGATCTCCTCAATAAATCAGGCCATACAAACTCATCCAGTGATTCTGGAAGGAAAAGGGGTCATTTTCCTGTGCCATGTTGCAGAAACTCCACTGAGCTCAAGAGATGATGACTGTACTACAAAATTATCCATGAGAGACATCTGACTGTAGTAGAGAAAGATTTTGAGGGATGTGTAATATGCCACTGTCCCCTTTCAGTGATTCTGGTACCCAATTGCACTCGCTGTTCAGCCTGTGAATCTTATTTCCATCATaaagtttcttttaaattacCAGCCCTTGACCCTTGCTATGCCT comes from Struthio camelus isolate bStrCam1 chromosome Z, bStrCam1.hap1, whole genome shotgun sequence and encodes:
- the TAL2 gene encoding T-cell acute lymphocytic leukemia protein 2, which encodes MGWARTQITAFPEKFPEITITYDHSVSARCSLRTRAEGPAESRLAPAMSHGAWTSCEQPPRSTLRMTRKIFTNTRERWRQQNVNSAFARLRKLIPTHPPDKKLSKNETLRLAMRYINFLVKVLGEPGLQQTGVAARGSILGFFQQAPHLQNVEELSLIENCGIPSPGISSNIAECWSEMSSP